In Jeotgalibaca arthritidis, a single genomic region encodes these proteins:
- a CDS encoding ABC transporter ATP-binding protein, producing MVGLLRYARNYKRQVILGPVFKFLEAVLELMLPLLMAKLIDDGVAKGNITTVWQMAGLMLVMVACGGICAAICQYFASIASQGFGTELRNQLMKKINTLSHEDLNQFGTDTLITRMTNDINQMQLALAMLIRLVVRSPFLSVGAVVMAFIIDAKTGFLYLLSLPLFCLVLFLIIRYSVPLYKNVQQRLDYLNELIAQNLSGVRVIRAFARTKSDINHFNDSTDDLAKVNRKVANLSALLSPSTTLIMNAGIMILLYIGGFSVNDGRLQQGEVLALISYMNQMLLALIVVSNLVVTFTRAFASAQRINEVLDTTPSLVSPLADSIEPDLEAAVVSFSQVDFRYSKEAGLSLENINFEVANGSVVGITGPTGSGKSTLIQLIPRFYDTSAGDVYFMGKNVRDWDLNHLRQLIAMVPQTAVLFSGSIRDNLRWGKEDATDEECWQALKTAQAFDFVSALPQQLDSPVMENGKNFSGGQRQRLTIARALIAKPTLLILDDSLSALDYQTDLYLREALKRDLDCAVIIISQRIRSLQKADRILLMDSGRLLAAGTHDELLEESAEYQELVASQEEK from the coding sequence ATGGTAGGTTTATTGCGGTATGCACGGAATTATAAACGACAGGTCATTTTAGGGCCGGTCTTTAAGTTTTTAGAAGCAGTTCTTGAACTAATGTTGCCATTACTCATGGCAAAGCTAATAGATGATGGGGTAGCGAAGGGAAATATCACGACTGTTTGGCAAATGGCAGGCTTAATGCTAGTGATGGTAGCATGTGGCGGTATTTGCGCAGCGATTTGTCAGTATTTTGCCTCGATTGCTTCTCAAGGATTTGGAACAGAGTTGCGTAACCAACTCATGAAAAAAATTAATACACTGTCTCATGAAGACTTAAATCAATTTGGGACAGACACATTAATTACGCGTATGACTAACGACATCAACCAAATGCAATTGGCATTGGCAATGTTGATTCGACTAGTCGTTCGTTCGCCATTCTTAAGTGTGGGAGCCGTTGTGATGGCATTTATTATCGATGCTAAAACAGGCTTTTTATATTTATTATCACTCCCACTATTTTGCTTAGTGCTCTTTTTAATTATTCGGTACTCCGTTCCGTTATATAAAAACGTTCAGCAACGTTTAGATTATTTAAATGAACTGATTGCCCAAAATTTAAGTGGTGTTCGCGTCATTCGTGCCTTCGCACGTACAAAGAGCGACATCAATCACTTCAACGACAGTACAGATGATTTAGCTAAAGTGAATCGAAAAGTAGCCAATTTATCTGCTCTCTTGTCGCCAAGTACCACCTTAATTATGAATGCAGGCATTATGATTTTACTTTATATTGGTGGCTTTTCCGTTAACGACGGTCGCCTGCAGCAAGGTGAAGTATTAGCCCTTATTTCTTATATGAATCAAATGCTATTAGCTTTGATTGTTGTCTCTAACCTAGTAGTGACCTTTACCCGTGCATTTGCATCTGCTCAGCGGATTAACGAGGTACTGGATACAACACCAAGCTTAGTTTCGCCACTGGCTGACTCAATTGAGCCTGACCTAGAAGCGGCAGTTGTTTCTTTCTCACAAGTCGATTTCAGATACAGCAAGGAAGCGGGATTGTCACTCGAAAACATCAATTTTGAGGTTGCTAACGGCAGTGTAGTGGGGATTACAGGCCCAACTGGTAGTGGGAAATCAACCCTTATTCAGCTGATTCCGCGCTTTTATGATACGAGTGCCGGCGATGTTTACTTTATGGGCAAAAACGTGCGGGATTGGGACCTGAATCATTTGCGCCAACTCATCGCAATGGTGCCGCAAACAGCTGTCTTATTTAGTGGTAGCATCCGCGATAATTTACGGTGGGGAAAAGAAGATGCCACTGATGAAGAATGTTGGCAAGCTTTAAAAACGGCACAAGCCTTCGATTTTGTTTCCGCATTACCACAACAATTGGATTCACCAGTCATGGAAAATGGGAAGAATTTCTCAGGTGGGCAACGCCAACGCCTGACAATTGCCCGAGCATTGATTGCTAAACCAACCTTATTGATTTTAGATGACTCCTTGTCGGCGCTAGATTATCAAACAGACTTATATTTACGTGAAGCCTTGAAGCGTGATTTAGATTGCGCCGTTATTATTATTTCGCAACGGATTCGCTCTTTACAAAAAGCAGACCGTATTTTATTAATGGACAGTGGTCGGTTATTGGCTGCTGGTACGCATGATGAGTTATTAGAAGAGTCAGCGGAGTATCAAGAGCTTGTCGCATCACAGGAGGAGAAATAA